A DNA window from Verrucomicrobiia bacterium contains the following coding sequences:
- a CDS encoding LysM peptidoglycan-binding domain-containing protein, whose translation MAKLLFIFFCLFVALWGCSSSRSASKRAAGKPAVTAPQSSTEQTTTSSGGLQAVETPDESKEKPSNGEGGNGSGENGEDEYAAQLLEVEDLLSEGVTANRQGNWDLAQKNFETALKQLSEMGIEEEEFPELHGRMNKLLSEIADELKITLESQGSLGTEASITSFLDRFRHLKNFEALKGQLLPQALTRPDPAIQFDVQIPFNERVADALAYLQTVARKPFSQYLSRSSRYIPLMRQILKKQGVPQDLVYLPLIESGFNPHAYSYAHAVGPWQFIASTGRLYDLDINYFVDERRDFVKSTYAAANFLSDLYAQYNSWELALAAYNGGPGRISRAMKRQDTKDFWEMKLRQQTENYVPLFAAAVMIAKEPKKYGFGDVIYEPPIEFDTVVVRKPLELSVVARFVDCIVAELKELNPHLARGVTPPGKFTLRIPSGKEGVFWAHYEQMPQARKMVLVRHKIRRGESLAAIAQRYGTTAGDLIRINRLRKAYRPKAGRTLLVPAYVSSDYLAEKKSSKGTYRVRRGDTLGKIARRFGVTVDALKQANNLDSDIVSRGRRLVIPGKKPTAYASTAPVKDSTKGAERPSTYRVRRGDSLWEIAQRFGVTVRELKAFNNLSSHILAVGTIIRIP comes from the coding sequence ATGGCTAAACTTTTGTTCATATTTTTCTGCCTATTTGTGGCTCTCTGGGGCTGCAGCAGCAGCCGTTCCGCTTCCAAGCGGGCGGCGGGAAAACCGGCTGTAACAGCTCCCCAAAGCTCGACCGAGCAAACCACCACTTCTTCCGGCGGCCTGCAGGCAGTCGAAACGCCGGACGAAAGCAAGGAAAAACCCTCCAATGGCGAAGGCGGCAACGGCTCCGGCGAAAACGGCGAGGATGAATACGCCGCCCAGCTTCTGGAAGTTGAAGACCTTTTAAGCGAAGGGGTAACCGCCAACCGCCAGGGGAATTGGGACCTGGCGCAAAAGAATTTCGAAACCGCCCTGAAGCAGCTTTCCGAAATGGGGATTGAGGAGGAGGAATTCCCGGAACTGCACGGCCGGATGAACAAGCTGCTTTCCGAAATCGCCGACGAGCTGAAAATCACCCTCGAGTCGCAGGGAAGCCTGGGAACGGAGGCCTCCATCACCTCCTTTCTGGACCGCTTTCGCCATTTGAAAAATTTCGAGGCATTGAAGGGGCAGCTTCTGCCGCAGGCCCTCACCCGGCCGGACCCTGCCATCCAGTTCGACGTGCAGATTCCGTTCAACGAGCGGGTGGCGGACGCCTTGGCCTATCTGCAGACCGTGGCGCGCAAGCCGTTTTCCCAGTATCTCTCCCGCTCCAGCCGCTATATCCCGCTGATGCGGCAGATTCTGAAAAAACAGGGGGTGCCGCAGGATTTGGTCTATCTGCCGCTTATCGAATCCGGTTTCAACCCCCACGCCTATTCCTACGCCCATGCCGTCGGCCCCTGGCAGTTCATCGCCTCCACCGGCCGGCTGTACGATTTGGACATCAACTATTTCGTGGACGAGCGCCGGGATTTCGTCAAGTCCACCTATGCGGCGGCCAATTTTTTGAGCGACCTATACGCCCAATACAATTCCTGGGAGTTGGCCTTGGCGGCCTACAACGGCGGCCCGGGGCGGATTTCCCGCGCGATGAAGCGCCAGGACACCAAGGATTTTTGGGAGATGAAGCTGCGCCAGCAAACGGAGAACTATGTTCCGCTTTTCGCCGCCGCGGTGATGATTGCCAAGGAGCCGAAAAAATACGGTTTCGGCGACGTGATTTATGAACCCCCCATTGAGTTCGACACGGTGGTGGTGCGCAAGCCCCTGGAGCTTTCCGTGGTGGCCCGCTTCGTGGACTGCATCGTGGCGGAGCTGAAGGAACTGAACCCGCACCTGGCCCGCGGCGTCACCCCGCCGGGAAAATTCACCCTGCGGATTCCCTCCGGCAAGGAAGGGGTGTTCTGGGCGCATTACGAGCAGATGCCGCAGGCCCGGAAAATGGTCTTGGTGCGTCATAAAATCCGCCGCGGCGAATCGCTCGCCGCGATTGCCCAGCGCTACGGCACCACGGCCGGCGACTTGATTCGCATCAACCGGCTGCGCAAGGCCTACCGCCCCAAGGCGGGCCGGACCCTTCTCGTCCCGGCCTACGTTTCCAGCGATTACCTGGCGGAAAAGAAATCCTCAAAGGGCACCTACCGCGTCCGCCGCGGCGACACGCTCGGCAAAATCGCCCGGCGCTTCGGGGTAACCGTGGATGCTTTGAAACAGGCCAACAATCTGGATTCCGATATTGTCTCCCGCGGCCGGCGGCTGGTCATTCCGGGCAAGAAACCAACCGCTTACGCCAGCACGGCTCCAGTCAAGGACAGCACCAAGGGGGCCGAACGCCCCTCCACCTACCGGGTCCGGCGAGGAGACTCCCTCTGGGAAATCGCCCAGCGCTTCGGCGTCACCGTCCGGGAGCTGAAGGCCTTCAACAACCTTTCCTCCCACATTCTGGCGGTGGGAACGATTATCCGGATACCGTAA
- a CDS encoding DUF3467 domain-containing protein translates to MSDKPPQPVQQQINLEFPEKEAEGIYSNFVLITHSPSEFILDFARILPGLPKSKVYARVIMTPQHVKSLQQALEDNIKKFEGQFGSIKVFGQDQKGAGGIGFQSSGSK, encoded by the coding sequence ATGAGCGACAAACCGCCGCAGCCGGTGCAGCAGCAGATAAATCTGGAGTTTCCGGAAAAGGAGGCCGAGGGGATTTATTCCAATTTCGTTTTAATCACCCATTCCCCCTCGGAGTTCATTCTGGACTTCGCCCGGATTTTGCCGGGGCTGCCGAAATCGAAGGTATATGCCCGGGTGATCATGACCCCCCAGCACGTCAAATCGCTCCAGCAGGCGCTGGAGGACAACATCAAAAAATTCGAGGGGCAGTTCGGGTCCATCAAGGTATTCGGGCAGGACCAGAAAGGGGCGGGGGGGATCGGCTTTCAGAGTTCCGGCAGTAAATGA
- a CDS encoding aminopeptidase P family protein yields MNPKVYAARRHRLAERLKKENLDGFVATAPHHLRYLFGFSGSNGLGLVANGDGSWFFTDSRYAEQIKKEVRGVKTEVVSGPLLNGLKEVPFFRKPRQRVALDAKNVTVKMLDLCNTAIRSALWEKTENLVEGLLAVKDANELARIKRAVEIADITFEEILPAIRPGVRENEIAAEIEYRLKKNGADEPAFGTIVASGRRSAMPHGRASDKKIGPGEFVTLDFGAFYSGYCSDITRTVVVGRASSRQKKVYDVVLRAQKKGIEAVRPGRRGKDVDAAARAVIRKAGFGKYFGHGTGHGLGLLVHDVPGLGQTSEDILKTGMVVTIEPGIYLPGWGGVRIEDDVYVGPKKGLVLNKAPKELLEL; encoded by the coding sequence ATGAATCCGAAAGTGTATGCCGCCCGCCGCCACCGCTTGGCGGAGCGGCTGAAAAAAGAAAATCTGGACGGCTTCGTGGCGACCGCCCCGCACCATTTGCGCTATTTGTTCGGCTTTTCCGGCTCCAACGGGCTGGGCTTGGTGGCCAACGGGGACGGCAGCTGGTTTTTCACCGATTCCCGCTATGCGGAGCAGATAAAAAAAGAGGTGCGCGGGGTCAAAACGGAAGTCGTTTCCGGCCCGCTTTTGAACGGGCTTAAGGAAGTCCCTTTTTTCAGAAAGCCCCGCCAGCGGGTCGCCCTGGATGCCAAAAATGTGACTGTCAAGATGCTGGATTTGTGTAATACGGCCATCCGTTCCGCCCTCTGGGAAAAGACCGAGAATCTTGTGGAAGGGCTCCTGGCAGTAAAGGACGCAAACGAGCTGGCCCGCATAAAACGGGCCGTGGAAATTGCCGATATTACTTTTGAGGAGATTCTCCCCGCCATCCGCCCCGGGGTTCGGGAAAACGAAATCGCCGCCGAAATCGAGTACCGGCTGAAGAAAAACGGCGCGGATGAGCCGGCCTTCGGCACCATCGTCGCCTCCGGCCGCCGCAGCGCCATGCCCCACGGGCGGGCGAGCGACAAAAAGATTGGCCCGGGGGAGTTTGTGACGTTGGACTTCGGCGCCTTTTATTCCGGCTACTGTTCGGATATCACCCGCACGGTGGTGGTGGGAAGGGCAAGCTCCCGGCAGAAAAAAGTTTATGATGTGGTTTTGCGGGCGCAGAAAAAAGGGATTGAGGCGGTCCGCCCCGGGCGCAGGGGAAAGGATGTGGATGCCGCCGCCCGCGCGGTGATTCGAAAAGCCGGTTTCGGCAAATATTTCGGCCACGGCACCGGGCACGGATTGGGGCTTCTGGTGCACGACGTGCCGGGCTTGGGACAGACGAGCGAGGATATCTTGAAAACGGGAATGGTGGTGACCATCGAACCCGGAATCTACCTTCCCGGATGGGGCGGGGTGCGGATTGAAGACGACGTTTACGTGGGGCCGAAAAAAGGCTTGGTTTTAAACAAGGCCCCCAAAGAGCTTTTGGAACTGTAA
- the miaA gene encoding tRNA (adenosine(37)-N6)-dimethylallyltransferase MiaA yields the protein MSCLEEAFPVYILCGPTGVGKSQLAVQIADKYKGEVLSADSRQVYTGMDIGTAKLPPAERGVRHHLLDVVRPDEPFSAQDFCQKALMVLNDLKAKKIKPFIVGGTGLYLKALTEGLFAGTGRVRELRERFSEKSTEALYTALAKVDPAKAARLSKNDRQRIERALEVFYTHGRPMSELEKRRTPLSGFKFLWAGLTLGRKELYARVDARVEKQLADGWVDEVKNLIKTGFRPEWPGYKTIGYREVYRHLAGELVYSEMVQLIKQKTKNYAKRQLTWFRHQAPVHWFNAADPNVRQKIEKFWELN from the coding sequence TTGAGCTGCCTGGAAGAAGCCTTCCCGGTTTACATCCTCTGCGGGCCGACAGGTGTGGGAAAGAGTCAATTGGCGGTCCAAATTGCCGATAAATATAAAGGGGAGGTGCTAAGCGCCGATTCCCGGCAGGTTTATACCGGAATGGATATCGGCACGGCAAAGCTCCCCCCGGCGGAAAGAGGGGTACGGCACCATCTTTTGGATGTCGTCCGGCCTGACGAGCCCTTTTCCGCCCAGGATTTTTGCCAAAAGGCGCTTATGGTATTGAACGACCTGAAAGCAAAGAAAATAAAGCCGTTCATAGTCGGCGGCACCGGGCTGTACCTTAAGGCCCTGACCGAGGGGCTTTTTGCCGGCACCGGAAGGGTTCGGGAACTGCGGGAGCGGTTTTCCGAAAAATCGACGGAGGCGCTCTATACCGCGCTGGCCAAAGTCGACCCGGCCAAGGCGGCCCGCCTCTCCAAAAACGACCGCCAGCGAATCGAGCGGGCCTTGGAGGTCTTTTACACCCACGGCCGGCCGATGTCGGAACTGGAGAAAAGACGCACCCCCCTTTCCGGTTTCAAGTTCCTCTGGGCCGGTTTGACCTTGGGGCGAAAGGAATTGTACGCCCGAGTCGACGCCCGGGTGGAAAAGCAATTGGCGGATGGCTGGGTGGATGAAGTAAAAAATCTGATAAAAACCGGCTTCCGCCCGGAATGGCCGGGGTATAAAACCATCGGCTACCGGGAAGTGTATCGCCATTTGGCCGGGGAGCTGGTGTATTCTGAAATGGTACAACTGATTAAACAAAAAACCAAGAACTACGCCAAACGCCAGCTTACCTGGTTCCGGCATCAAGCGCCGGTTCACTGGTTCAATGCCGCTGACCCGAATGTCCGGCAGAAAATTGAAAAATTCTGGGAGCTGAATTAG
- a CDS encoding 1,4-alpha-glucan branching protein domain-containing protein, protein MTAGYFNLVLHTHLPYVLGHGRWPHGTDWLTEAVCECYVPILRAISELKAEGIAARATLGVTPVLSEQLADKRLGEELHFYLKEKREAARADVETFVREGLENRAEVARFWLKFYAETQEWYFDKFGGNLIPHLRNLQNDGIIEILTSGATHGYFPLLGTDNSIQAQVKEAVKTYQKHFGKKPKGIWLPECAYRPSYPWAPPVGDIKPVLRKGVEEFLQENGIEYFFIDSHLLKGGKALGTYIDRFPALRFLKEQEEKGTKTTSESERSPYRPYWVGEAKEKKPVAIFSRDPVTTVLVWSGEHGYPGDGNYLDFHKKHYPGGLRYWKVTRIKSDLGEKEEYNLANVESRLEENANHMVSLVTQQLKQHYETNKTPGVLSALYDTELFGHWWFEGPQFLKKLWKKLSQNPEGSLATGSQALELSPPTERISIPEGSWGEGGHHYIWLNKDTVWTWEKIYQAEKKYLELLQAASTNENLQRVLTQLGRELLLLESSDWQFLISTFAARDYAEMRFAEHWEKFNRLSEMAQSILKGNKLNEGEKNYLKDCEESDKLFADFSVQSFWPMEYQLTEK, encoded by the coding sequence ATGACGGCCGGGTATTTCAATTTAGTTCTGCACACCCATCTCCCCTATGTTTTGGGGCACGGACGCTGGCCGCACGGGACGGACTGGCTCACCGAGGCGGTCTGCGAATGCTATGTGCCGATTCTGCGGGCCATTTCCGAGTTGAAAGCGGAAGGAATTGCCGCACGGGCAACCCTCGGCGTGACTCCCGTTTTATCCGAACAGCTGGCGGACAAACGGCTGGGGGAAGAACTGCATTTTTATCTGAAAGAGAAAAGAGAAGCCGCAAGAGCGGATGTTGAAACGTTTGTACGGGAAGGGCTGGAAAACCGGGCGGAAGTGGCTCGTTTCTGGCTGAAATTTTATGCCGAGACCCAGGAATGGTATTTTGACAAATTCGGCGGCAATCTTATCCCCCATCTGCGCAATCTGCAGAACGACGGGATTATCGAGATTCTGACTTCCGGCGCCACGCACGGCTATTTTCCCCTTTTGGGAACGGATAATTCCATTCAGGCCCAGGTAAAAGAAGCGGTAAAAACCTATCAAAAACACTTTGGGAAAAAACCAAAAGGGATCTGGCTGCCGGAGTGTGCCTATCGTCCCTCCTATCCCTGGGCGCCGCCGGTCGGTGACATCAAGCCTGTTTTGCGCAAAGGGGTTGAGGAATTTTTGCAGGAGAACGGCATCGAGTATTTTTTCATCGACAGCCATCTGCTTAAGGGGGGGAAAGCTTTGGGCACGTACATCGACCGCTTTCCGGCACTCCGATTCTTGAAAGAGCAGGAAGAGAAGGGAACGAAAACAACATCAGAAAGCGAGCGGAGCCCCTACCGGCCGTACTGGGTGGGAGAAGCCAAAGAGAAAAAGCCGGTCGCAATTTTCAGCCGCGACCCGGTGACCACCGTTTTGGTTTGGTCGGGGGAGCACGGGTATCCGGGGGATGGGAATTATCTTGATTTTCACAAGAAACATTATCCCGGGGGGCTTAGGTATTGGAAGGTAACGCGCATCAAGTCGGATTTGGGGGAAAAAGAGGAGTACAATCTTGCAAATGTCGAGAGCCGGCTGGAAGAGAATGCCAACCACATGGTTTCACTGGTCACGCAACAGTTAAAACAGCATTATGAAACGAACAAAACCCCCGGCGTGCTTTCGGCCCTTTACGACACGGAGCTTTTCGGACATTGGTGGTTCGAAGGGCCGCAGTTTCTGAAGAAACTCTGGAAAAAGCTCTCTCAAAACCCGGAGGGCTCCCTTGCCACCGGCAGTCAGGCGCTTGAACTTTCCCCCCCTACCGAAAGGATAAGCATTCCGGAGGGTTCCTGGGGGGAAGGGGGGCATCATTACATCTGGCTGAACAAGGACACGGTTTGGACGTGGGAGAAAATCTATCAAGCTGAAAAAAAGTATCTCGAACTGCTCCAAGCCGCTTCTACGAATGAAAATCTCCAAAGAGTCCTAACCCAGCTGGGGCGGGAGCTTTTGCTTTTGGAGTCCTCTGACTGGCAGTTTTTGATTTCCACTTTTGCCGCGCGGGATTACGCCGAGATGCGCTTTGCCGAGCATTGGGAGAAATTCAACCGGCTGTCCGAAATGGCGCAAAGCATTTTGAAGGGAAACAAATTGAACGAGGGGGAGAAAAATTATTTGAAGGATTGCGAGGAATCGGATAAACTGTTTGCCGATTTTTCGGTGCAGTCGTTTTGGCCGATGGAATATCAATTAACAGAAAAATAA
- the accB gene encoding acetyl-CoA carboxylase biotin carboxyl carrier protein, with the protein MREKTVRRLIAIVEESNIESLEYKNWWTSIRITKKLANGSNGSGSPSNLTVYPAASPAPAAAPSPFVSAPPADDKLVPIKSPMVGTFYRAPAPDAKPYVEVGDLVEPGQVVCIIEAMKLMNEIESEVKGKIVKVPAENGKPVEFGQALFLIEPI; encoded by the coding sequence ATGCGCGAGAAAACCGTCCGCAGGCTGATTGCAATCGTAGAAGAATCGAACATTGAATCCTTGGAATACAAAAATTGGTGGACCTCCATCCGGATCACCAAAAAGCTGGCCAACGGTTCCAACGGCTCGGGAAGCCCGTCCAACTTGACCGTCTATCCCGCCGCGTCGCCGGCGCCGGCCGCGGCTCCTTCCCCTTTTGTTTCCGCCCCGCCGGCTGATGACAAGCTGGTACCGATAAAGTCCCCCATGGTTGGCACCTTCTACCGCGCCCCCGCGCCGGACGCCAAGCCATATGTCGAAGTGGGGGACCTCGTCGAGCCGGGGCAGGTGGTCTGCATCATCGAGGCGATGAAGCTGATGAACGAAATCGAATCGGAAGTGAAAGGGAAAATCGTCAAAGTCCCCGCCGAAAACGGCAAGCCGGTCGAATTCGGCCAGGCCTTGTTTTTAATCGAGCCGATTTAG
- a CDS encoding tetratricopeptide repeat protein, whose protein sequence is MGSSLFRMDWKTSKVDYYLSEAKKPENGAFFARIASRLLELGRAEEAAALCSENISRFPNYLSGLMVLGESYLALGNHEKARELLNTALKQDPDNLRALYLLGKTAQGAGEILLAYSYYERLLEADPYCEEASLEAEKLKHEIESREFAPPARPAQAVERSPQIADKVELTVAVPDLEEGELEFPKEKPKAERARPARKEPGDFMKATEVGVDTPLVGVDISLAEKAAEPVASSPASVSPRDLEPKPAPAPEPEPPPASAPPPAAPKPLFETASIAEIYAKQGLFELALRVYQKLLNANPDEALYKSKIAELEQKIKEQRA, encoded by the coding sequence TTGGGTAGTTCTCTTTTCAGGATGGACTGGAAAACCAGCAAAGTCGATTATTACCTCTCAGAAGCCAAAAAGCCGGAGAACGGGGCGTTTTTTGCCCGCATTGCCTCCCGCCTTTTGGAATTGGGGCGTGCCGAGGAAGCCGCGGCCCTGTGCAGTGAAAACATAAGCCGCTTCCCCAACTACCTTTCCGGTTTGATGGTTCTGGGGGAAAGTTATTTGGCGCTGGGGAACCATGAAAAAGCCAGGGAGCTGTTGAACACCGCCTTAAAACAGGACCCGGACAACCTGCGCGCCCTCTATTTGCTGGGGAAAACGGCCCAGGGGGCCGGCGAAATTCTTCTGGCCTATTCCTACTACGAGCGCCTTTTGGAGGCCGATCCCTACTGCGAAGAAGCTTCGCTGGAGGCGGAAAAGCTCAAGCACGAAATCGAATCAAGGGAATTTGCCCCGCCCGCCCGTCCCGCGCAGGCAGTGGAAAGATCCCCGCAAATTGCGGACAAGGTGGAATTGACCGTCGCCGTTCCGGATTTGGAGGAAGGGGAACTGGAATTCCCCAAGGAAAAACCGAAAGCCGAGCGGGCCCGTCCGGCCCGCAAGGAGCCGGGGGATTTTATGAAAGCCACGGAGGTGGGAGTGGACACTCCTTTGGTCGGGGTTGATATAAGTTTGGCGGAAAAGGCGGCCGAACCGGTCGCCTCCAGCCCGGCTTCCGTTTCCCCGCGCGATTTGGAACCCAAACCGGCTCCCGCGCCGGAACCGGAGCCTCCTCCGGCCTCCGCCCCGCCGCCGGCCGCCCCCAAGCCGCTTTTCGAAACCGCCTCCATCGCCGAAATTTACGCCAAGCAGGGGCTTTTCGAGCTGGCCTTGCGGGTCTATCAAAAATTGTTGAACGCCAACCCGGACGAAGCGTTGTATAAAAGTAAAATTGCCGAACTGGAACAGAAAATAAAGGAACAACGGGCTTGA
- the rfaE2 gene encoding D-glycero-beta-D-manno-heptose 1-phosphate adenylyltransferase, whose amino-acid sequence MGLVSLPALKKIVSRLKRKKKKIVFTNGCFDLLHAGHITLLRKAKSLGDVLIVGLNTDRSVRNLKGKGRPVAPEKDRALVLSALRDVDYVVLFSEPTPINLIQTLSPDLLVKGADYKNSQIVGADWVNANGGKVVRIPLVKSKSTSAIYRKLKRL is encoded by the coding sequence TTGGGACTCGTTTCGCTTCCCGCTTTAAAAAAAATTGTTTCCCGTCTTAAAAGAAAAAAGAAAAAAATCGTTTTCACCAACGGCTGCTTTGACCTTCTGCATGCCGGCCACATCACCCTTTTGCGCAAGGCCAAAAGCTTGGGGGATGTTCTAATTGTCGGCCTGAACACCGACCGTTCGGTGCGAAATCTGAAGGGAAAAGGCCGCCCGGTCGCCCCGGAAAAAGACCGGGCGCTGGTGCTTTCTGCTCTTCGCGATGTGGACTACGTCGTTCTCTTTTCCGAACCGACACCAATTAATCTTATTCAAACCCTTTCCCCCGATCTGTTGGTCAAAGGGGCCGATTACAAAAATTCCCAAATCGTCGGCGCCGACTGGGTGAATGCAAACGGCGGAAAAGTCGTCCGAATTCCCTTGGTTAAAAGCAAAAGCACATCAGCTATTTACCGGAAATTAAAGCGGCTTTGA
- a CDS encoding adenylate/guanylate cyclase domain-containing protein, which produces MPARFAFYYINMEGAKRLLDYLNKHGVNEIVYFSDGALINPVRFPIAALETNGAILFADLPGFSKYAAGMEAVDSAYLVNNFFAWFEGEALRPYGGIVDKFIGDAVMVVFLPLECKLEPLEAAMQAARAMLERDPYSFRPKIGIAFGPIAISLVGTENSAMITTMGHTVNLASRCVSKLEKSGSVRIASNDIDLAKKVFKEDSSWKLSGPKEFSPKNMPQATIIDVERTAMWVPNWNYSQKIKEGIKFARDKGAVKSNF; this is translated from the coding sequence GTGCCCGCCCGCTTTGCTTTTTATTATATAAATATGGAAGGTGCCAAACGCTTATTGGACTATCTCAACAAGCATGGTGTCAATGAAATAGTTTATTTCTCCGATGGGGCTTTAATAAATCCTGTTAGATTTCCAATAGCTGCACTTGAAACGAATGGAGCTATACTTTTTGCAGACTTACCGGGTTTCAGCAAGTATGCAGCTGGGATGGAAGCGGTAGATAGCGCCTATTTGGTAAATAATTTCTTCGCTTGGTTTGAGGGAGAAGCCCTACGTCCATACGGTGGTATTGTTGATAAATTCATAGGTGATGCAGTAATGGTAGTTTTCTTGCCCTTAGAATGCAAGTTGGAACCTCTTGAAGCAGCAATGCAAGCAGCAAGGGCAATGTTAGAAAGAGACCCTTACAGTTTTCGACCGAAAATTGGAATTGCCTTTGGACCTATCGCGATATCATTAGTTGGTACTGAAAACTCTGCTATGATTACTACTATGGGGCATACCGTAAACTTGGCATCGAGGTGTGTATCAAAATTGGAAAAATCGGGGTCGGTAAGAATTGCCTCTAATGATATCGACCTTGCGAAAAAAGTTTTCAAAGAAGATTCTTCATGGAAACTCAGCGGCCCGAAAGAATTTTCTCCGAAAAACATGCCGCAAGCGACGATAATAGACGTTGAACGAACGGCAATGTGGGTGCCTAATTGGAATTACAGCCAAAAAATTAAAGAGGGTATCAAGTTCGCGAGAGATAAGGGCGCAGTGAAGAGTAATTTTTAA
- the rfaE1 gene encoding D-glycero-beta-D-manno-heptose-7-phosphate kinase has protein sequence MSDAIKISRLKQILSRMGKKPVVVLGDLMLDEYLWGSVSRISPEAPVPVVEVASRTMKLGGAANVASNLRALGHPVSLFGLIGKDDRGASLLGLLRRMKIGSDGVLASQSAPTVTKTRIIAHSQQVVRVDYEKLDELNGNLLEKMISRLKTELARSKFLIISDYGKGVITQSLLRELLDFCRRKGVFTAVDPKETHFHEYRRVSVITPNHHEAGFAFGKRIRDHQSLKEVAFGLLKKLEAESMLVTLGEKGMSLFMDKKECYFPARAKKVYDVTGAGDTVTAVFTSAVSGGANLPEAAYLSNRAAGLVVEELGTAQVTKKQLLNEIKTEL, from the coding sequence ATGTCCGACGCCATAAAAATCTCCCGTCTGAAACAAATCCTCTCCCGCATGGGGAAAAAACCGGTCGTCGTGCTGGGGGATTTGATGCTGGACGAATATCTCTGGGGCAGCGTCAGCCGCATCTCCCCGGAAGCCCCCGTGCCGGTGGTGGAAGTTGCCTCCCGGACGATGAAACTGGGGGGCGCCGCCAACGTCGCCTCCAATTTGCGCGCCCTCGGCCATCCGGTTTCACTTTTTGGTTTGATAGGAAAGGACGACCGGGGGGCATCCCTTTTGGGCCTTTTAAGGCGGATGAAAATCGGCTCGGACGGCGTTTTGGCTTCCCAATCCGCCCCCACCGTCACCAAAACCCGCATTATCGCCCACTCCCAGCAGGTGGTACGGGTGGATTACGAAAAGCTGGATGAACTGAATGGCAATCTTCTGGAAAAGATGATTTCTCGCTTGAAAACCGAACTTGCCCGCTCCAAATTTTTGATAATCTCCGATTACGGCAAGGGAGTAATCACCCAGTCGCTTTTGCGTGAGCTGCTCGATTTCTGCCGCCGGAAGGGGGTTTTCACCGCCGTCGATCCCAAGGAGACCCATTTTCACGAATACCGGCGCGTCTCGGTAATAACCCCCAACCACCACGAAGCCGGGTTCGCCTTTGGAAAAAGAATTCGCGACCACCAATCCTTGAAGGAGGTCGCCTTCGGTCTCCTAAAAAAACTGGAGGCGGAGTCAATGCTCGTCACACTCGGCGAAAAGGGGATGTCCCTTTTTATGGACAAAAAGGAATGTTATTTCCCGGCACGCGCCAAAAAAGTGTACGACGTCACCGGCGCGGGGGACACGGTAACCGCCGTTTTCACTTCCGCCGTCTCCGGCGGGGCAAACTTGCCCGAAGCGGCTTACCTTTCCAATCGCGCCGCCGGTTTGGTGGTGGAAGAACTGGGCACCGCCCAAGTCACCAAAAAACAGCTCTTGAACGAAATCAAAACGGAGCTTTGA